The window TCAATAAACTTATAGAACTAGAAGAAGAAGACATTGACTActgtactttaaaatggagattgcCCTCAATGGCACTGCTCATAATGTCACAGGAGCCATAATGGAAAAGATGTGGCATCTATCCAACACTTGGATACACAGCTATGCATGGTGCCACACCTTTCGGCCAAAGGTCTTCCTCAGGCAGCATTAGAAGGTTAATGTGTCACTAGGTGGAGCGTCAACATTGCATGATAactatagtatttttttaattgaatctttatttaactaggcaagtcagttaagaacaaattcttatttacaatgacagcctaccagggaacagtgggttaacttccttgttcagagacagaacaacagatttttaccttgtcagttcagggattcagTTAgttcaacctttcggttactggcccaatgctctaaccactaggctacctgccgccccggtaTAGCAAcagtatgtatacatatataacgCAAATAAATAATATAAAGAAAAAGTGTGTGGGTAAAGGTATGTGCTGCATAAAGGAACATAAAGTCAAACATGAAAGTTTAGCACAACCTAGAAGCCCCTCCCACCTATGTCTAACAGGAAGAAAGCTGTCGAAAGTGAAAATAGATTTGTTCCATCAGAAGTCATTACAGAGACTGTTTATAACTTTCACTCTCACTGCGACACACAACTGGAATGTTTCTCCTTACAAATACCAAGAGACTAAACAATTACAAGGACATACCATCTAAACTGTAAATTCTAAGCGCAGCTGTTAAAAGTGAAGGTTGTAAAGTTGATCAAAGTTTATTGACTGTATTTTAGCTTCTGGATAATCTACAATGGCAACTCCTGCTTCTGTCCATGAGCTGCTGCTGGACACTCTGGATAGCTTGATCTCAAGCGAGCTGAAGAGATTTCAGTATCTACTGACTAAGAACATGTTagatggtcaccatagcatctcccacctgtagcacacgctccagcaggtatatctctctagtcacccccaaaaccaattctttctttggccgcctctccttccagttctctgctgccaatgactggaacgaactacaaaaatctctgaaactggaaacacttatctccctcactagctttaagcaccaactgtcagagcagctcacagattactgcacctgtacatagcccacctataatttagcccaaacaactacctctttcccaactgtatttaattttaattaatttatttattttgctcctttgcaccccattattttttatttctactttgcacattcttccattgcaaaactaccattccagtattttacttgctatattgtatttactttgccatcatggccttttttgcctttacctcccttctcacctcacattgtatatagacttgtttatactgcattattgactgtatgtttgtttttactccatgtgtaactctgtgtcgttttatctgtcgaactgctttgctttatcttggccaggtcgcaattgtaaatgagaacttgttctcaacttgcctacctggttaaataaaggtaaataaaataaatagatgGCTGGTTTCCTATTCCTAAGAGCCGTCTGGAGAACGCTGACAGGGAGGACACCGTGGAGAAGATGGTCAGCGCCTACAGCCATGAAGGAGCAGTGAAGATCTCACTGACGATCCTGAGGAAGATGGGCCAGAATGATCTTGCTATGAAGCTGGAGAGAGGCACTCTAGAAGAGGTGCCAGCACTGAAAAAGACTGCGTCTCATCAAAAGGAAGAACTGAAATCCAATTTAGAGAGTCTTCGAAAGAATCAAGAAACGTACAAAAGCATGGAGGTCCACATTAAGAAGCAACGTGCGGACGCAGAGAGGCAGATGAGGGAGCAGTTTGAAAAGTTCCACCAGTTTCTGCGAGAGGAAGAAGAGGCCAGACTGGTTGCGctcagggaggaagaggagcagaaGGGCAGGGCTATTGCCAGCGAGATGGAGAGAATTCTCAAGCAGATCTCTTCTCTTGAACAGGACCTGCAGAAAGACGACCGCACATTCCCTGTGAGCTACAAATACATCCAGAACAGCACATTGCCGGGTACACAGCAGGTCTCAGGGGTGCTTATCGACATGGCCAAACACCTGGGAAACCTGCAGTTCAGAGTGTGGGAGAAGATGAAGGAGATAGTCCAATTCACTCCTGTGATTCTGAACCCCAACACTGCAAACCGCTGGCTCTCTGTGTCTGATAATCTGACCAGTGTGAGATTTAATAACATAGGTCAGCAAATCACTGACAACCCAGAGAGGTTCACACAGTATGCCAAGATTCTGGGCTCCGAGGGCTTCAGCTCAGGGAAGCACATctgggaggtggaggtgggggacCATCCTGAGTGGAACCTGGGAGTAGCTAAAGAAACCATTGATAGGAAGGGGGAGATTCTTGCTTCACCAGCTTATGGAATCTGGGCTATACTGAACAGGAATGGTGTGTATCAAAGTGGAAAGGGTGAGCCCCTTGCTTTTGAGAAGCTGAAGAGGATCCGAGTGCAGCTGGACTTCACCAGTGGGGAGGTGTCCTTCTATGACCCCAAAGATATGACACACATCTATACTCATAAAGACACGTTTGCTGAGAGACTGTACCCATACTTTCTTGTTGGACTGGCTGGTAGTGCCAACAACCCTGATATACATATCTGCCAATCAGAGGTGTCTCTGACAGTAATGGCATCTCAGTGAGGCATGTGATCACATCTTACGATTGAAACGTATCAAAATGAATTCAAAGGCTAGAATCTTGTGCAGAAAAAAATACCATTTGGGATAATGATTTGAAATAATGCCTTGAACAGAACAGTCatttaagaaaataaataaataatataatttatGCTTAGCTAATCCCCCTAGATCAATTGTAACAGACTTACTTGTCAGCGCTGTCTCTCACCCCTCCTATAGCACTTTGAGGTGGACACATCAAATGATTTAACCTTTGCCTGGATCGGAGGATTGGACCACGTTCAGTGCCCATGTATTGTGTCACACCTTGCTGTACAGTAGGTTTGGGAAATGTTAGAACAGAACCACTAAGGCCCTGTACACCACTCTGATGTTCAACACATTGGACGCAATGGTTGTGATTACAACTGATCTCTGTTTTGATACGACATAGAGTTtgggctcgattcaatccgtaTAGCTGAAGTTCAGCGCTGTAGCGTGATTGAgtattaaaggcaatgttcccgtgtTCACGGAGACTGCATTCAAGTCAAACGCTGCACATGTTGGCTCAATCGGGAAATGACCTTAACATTTTCAAGAACAGTATAGTGTTGAAATTCGGCAATACAGACTGAATTGAGCCTTTTTTTCTGTACAGAAATCTTCACTCAACCATTTTGTGGTGTCTTCACAAAGCTTGTGTTATTGTCCCCCCCCCACAAATTTTTTTTATTGTATGGGGCTTAATTTTGAGGCTTTAAAGGGATCTGCTTGTtctctggttaaataaataaaatgttcccTACAGAACTGGGTGTGACTATGGAGTGACAGGTCTAGATTGGATTACACTAGCTGGCACACAGGAGAACTCAACAATTACAATGCCAACAGAAAGCCTTGTTTCGTGAACGTGGGAGGGACAGTACTGTCATTTGATTCTAATCACTCACCTCATCTTCAAATTCACTTCATTTCAATTGGAGAGGTCATTTTTTTTATATCGTTGTTTCCTCGATAGGTGAGAAATGCTGTAATGTTGCAAATTATGAAAACAAATTTTATTCTAAAATAATCTGTTATTCTAAAAGAATCTGTTATTCTAAAATAATCTGTTAAATCCTGGGAAATGTAAACTGGAAACAAAACTGAAACTTATGTAGTACATATACCAGATACTCCATATAATATCATGCTACAGGTAACAATATCCTACATGTGTTTACACTCAGTGCTCTTCAGAATCTTTGTACAGCATCACTGCTCTTGTCTGAACGATATATTGACTCATGATTGAAATACAATGTAaatctatttttctttcatcaataGCATTTCATTAATGCTGCCTTTAATGCCAAATGTCATTGATGTAACTGCTAATAAATGCATGATGTATTTTCTGTAAAATGTCCCAAGTGTCATTAGATATAAGATTATAAGATTAAAGGTTCAATGATTTTACGGTATTAGGTGTTATTGTTTAAAAACATGTCCAAAGCTAACACTAGAGGGCACTACATGATCATGTTTTACAGTTTCAGGCTGTGTGTCTGAGAGAaagaagagcaagagagaaagagagagattcgGACACATTACCTGTTGACAATATTAGGCATTATTGTTAAAAAATATGTCCAAAGCTAACACTAGAGGGCACTATATTATCATGTTTTACAGttataggctgagagagagagagagagagagagagagagagagagagagagagagagagagagagagagagagagagagagagagagagagagagagagagagagagagagagagagagagagagagagagagagagagagagagagagagagagagagagagagagagagagagagagagagagagagagagagagagagagagagagagagagagagagagatgtcaaattttatgttcctttttgaTGGGTAAAAatgtcctctgtgtacaacgtaaagcaccaactatttgcacataatatgacatttgagatgtctttattcttttggaatttttgtgagtgtaatgtttactatacattttttttattgtttatttcacttttgtttgttatctatttcacttgctttgacaatgtaagcatatgtttcccatgtcaataaagcccttatattgacaattgaattgagagagagagagtgagagagatttgGACACATTTATTTTTATGTGTTATTGTTTAAGGTGTTATTGTTTAAAAACATGTTCAAAGCTAACACTAGAGGGCACTATATTATCatgttttacacctttattttactaggaaagtcagttaagaacaaattctcattttcaatgacagcctaggaacagtgggttaactgccttgttcaggggcagaacgacagatgtgtaccttgtcagctcggggattcgatcaaacgctctaaccactaggctacgctgccgccctgtCTGTTGAGGTTAGgttgagaggtagagaggtagagagagagagagagagagagagagagggggagagaggggagagagagggggagagagagagagagagagagagagggggagagagagagagagagagggggagagagagggggagagagagagagagagagagagggggagagagagggggagagagagagagagagagagagagagagagagagagagagagagagagagagagagagagagagagagagggggagagagagagagagagagagagggggagagagagagagagagagagagagagagagaggagagagagagagagagagagagagagagagagagagagagagagaggggggagagagagaagagagagagagagagagagagagagagagagagagagagagagagagagggggagagagagagagagagagagagagggggagagagagggagagagagagggggggggggggggggagagagggggagagattgagagagagagagagagacagggggagagagagagagagagagagagagagagagggggagagagagggagagagagagggggagagagagagagggggagagagaggggagagagagagagagagagagagggggagagagagggggagagagagagagagagagagagagggggagagagagggatgatagattaAATGTATTTTCTAACTCTAATCCATCTGTGAAATTCATAAGTAAGAGCCTGTGTTTTTCCCCCAGCTAGGCCTAGCAGTATCAACTCTTATAGTCGTCTAATCTTCATAGTCTAACCTGATGAAAATGAAAACATGCTAAGTGAACAAAGACATCTACATTGGTTCAGACAACTAGCATCTAAATAACTGATATGTGCACATAACAAAACATACAGGATTGGTATAAGCATTGGTTGGGTGAAGTTCCCACCATTGTAAAATCCTTGCGAGACAGTGTGCAAATGCACACATCTCAGAAGGGTGAAAAATTTGGACTCAACCTATCACGCGAGGCTGCCAAGCCTTGAGAGGAAACAGCCTTTCACTCACTCGCTAGCCTCACCATGTAAATGTGATAAACCTAATACGAACATGTACATTATAAGCAGAGGCAAACTGTTTATTTTCCACttcattttttttattacacacaaaaga of the Oncorhynchus kisutch isolate 150728-3 linkage group LG17, Okis_V2, whole genome shotgun sequence genome contains:
- the LOC109907948 gene encoding tripartite motif-containing protein 35 gives rise to the protein MATPASVHELLLDTLDSLISSELKRFQYLLTKNMLDGWFPIPKSRLENADREDTVEKMVSAYSHEGAVKISLTILRKMGQNDLAMKLERGTLEEVPALKKTASHQKEELKSNLESLRKNQETYKSMEVHIKKQRADAERQMREQFEKFHQFLREEEEARLVALREEEEQKGRAIASEMERILKQISSLEQDLQKDDRTFPVSYKYIQNSTLPGTQQVSGVLIDMAKHLGNLQFRVWEKMKEIVQFTPVILNPNTANRWLSVSDNLTSVRFNNIGQQITDNPERFTQYAKILGSEGFSSGKHIWEVEVGDHPEWNLGVAKETIDRKGEILASPAYGIWAILNRNGVYQSGKGEPLAFEKLKRIRVQLDFTSGEVSFYDPKDMTHIYTHKDTFAERLYPYFLVGLAGSANNPDIHICQSEVSLTVMASQ